One genomic segment of Sanyastnella coralliicola includes these proteins:
- a CDS encoding lysophospholipid acyltransferase family protein — protein MEKLVSKEQVAQAAKLKSSNPLVGILYRLSGMEKVNDFYERISHLKDLEFVAKSLEHIGLQVEVDPEELKHIPEDGSFITVSNHPFGAIDGIALMHVLGNVRPDFKVLVNFLLQNIEQIEGRLIGVNPFNDHQSSKSNLGGTKEAIQHIRDGHPLGIFPAGEVSSFNPEERTIADSQWSPQVVKLIKHSNVPVIPIYFDGRNSRLFHLLGVIHPSLRTLRLPAEFSNKRGKTLKLRIGKPIKAKDLQGFENTAQLGRYLRSKTYALGTPLDVKREHFKGLKFPKKPKEVIPAVDKKLLIEDIRRSANDKLFDYQNFECYLLNASSNPHVLREIGRLREITFRSVGEGTNKAIDIDEYDFYYYHLVLWDKVENNIVGAYRVGKGEEIMSRYGKKGFYTNSLFKMSSGMKPILNQSIELGRSFITQEYQRQRMPLFLLWKGILVVLIKEPNYRYLTGPVTISGAYQEVSKELIIEFVKRHYFDHELSALVKPRTPYSIKTKKIDQDALLNATENDMKKLDRLISEIEPSSYAIPVLLKKYLHQNAKILGFNLDPQFNNALDGLILLDVHNLPADTVENLQREFTSS, from the coding sequence GTGGAAAAACTAGTATCAAAAGAGCAGGTAGCCCAAGCTGCCAAACTGAAAAGCTCCAACCCCTTAGTTGGCATTCTATATCGCTTAAGCGGTATGGAGAAAGTCAATGATTTCTATGAGCGTATCTCTCATCTAAAAGACCTTGAATTTGTAGCTAAAAGTCTCGAGCATATCGGACTTCAAGTTGAGGTAGACCCTGAAGAACTGAAGCACATCCCAGAAGACGGATCCTTCATCACCGTTTCAAATCATCCCTTTGGTGCGATAGACGGTATCGCGTTGATGCATGTTTTGGGAAATGTTCGTCCTGATTTCAAGGTATTGGTCAATTTCCTTCTTCAAAACATCGAACAGATTGAAGGCCGGTTGATTGGCGTGAACCCGTTTAACGACCACCAATCATCTAAATCAAATCTCGGCGGAACAAAAGAGGCGATTCAACACATTCGAGACGGACACCCACTGGGCATATTTCCTGCAGGTGAGGTAAGTTCTTTCAACCCGGAAGAAAGAACCATCGCTGATAGCCAATGGAGCCCTCAGGTAGTCAAGTTGATCAAGCATTCGAATGTTCCTGTGATCCCTATTTATTTCGATGGACGAAATAGTCGATTATTCCACTTACTCGGAGTGATTCATCCATCCCTTCGCACTTTGCGATTGCCTGCAGAGTTCAGTAATAAAAGAGGAAAAACGCTCAAACTGAGAATCGGAAAACCCATCAAAGCCAAAGATCTTCAAGGATTCGAAAACACCGCTCAACTTGGACGTTACTTGCGATCGAAAACATACGCTTTAGGTACTCCGCTGGATGTAAAACGAGAACATTTCAAAGGACTCAAATTCCCGAAGAAACCCAAGGAGGTTATTCCTGCTGTAGACAAGAAACTCTTGATCGAAGACATTCGTCGCAGTGCAAATGACAAGCTCTTCGACTATCAAAATTTCGAGTGTTATTTGCTGAATGCCTCTTCCAACCCACATGTTTTAAGGGAGATTGGCCGATTAAGAGAAATTACCTTCCGAAGTGTTGGTGAAGGCACGAACAAAGCGATCGATATCGATGAATACGACTTCTACTACTACCACCTCGTTCTTTGGGATAAAGTGGAAAACAACATCGTTGGTGCCTACCGCGTCGGGAAGGGTGAAGAGATCATGTCGCGCTACGGGAAGAAAGGATTCTACACCAATTCCCTATTCAAAATGAGCTCAGGCATGAAGCCGATCCTCAACCAGTCAATTGAGCTGGGCAGGAGCTTTATCACCCAAGAGTATCAACGACAACGCATGCCGCTATTCTTGCTTTGGAAAGGTATTTTGGTTGTGCTCATTAAAGAACCCAACTACCGATACTTGACTGGTCCTGTGACTATCAGTGGAGCCTACCAAGAGGTTTCAAAGGAGCTGATAATCGAATTCGTCAAGCGACATTACTTTGATCACGAATTAAGTGCGCTCGTAAAGCCGCGTACACCGTATTCTATCAAGACCAAGAAGATAGATCAGGATGCCTTGCTGAATGCTACTGAGAATGACATGAAGAAGCTTGATCGCTTGATTAGTGAGATTGAACCCAGTTCTTACGCCATTCCTGTGCTATTGAAGAAATACTTGCACCAGAATGCGAAGATCCTCGGATTTAACTTGGACCCTCAGTTTAACAATGCTTTGGATGGATTGATTTTATTGGATGTTCATAATCTTCCAGCGGATACGGTAGAGAATTTACAGCGAGAGTTTACCTCGTCTTAA
- a CDS encoding inositol monophosphatase family protein codes for MNQGFIKRISRKAVITAGKYVIDRFQRDPLSTGGMKEVSTLISLSSRDHMIQVIDDYLQIQETSGNDHFTRLKVSSGEIHLVHLDGRECFIYGQPNFSLAISFVVEGITKMSGVFNPYYKELFFAEDLTQVKRNNIVTQVNDVYSIEESFLGFSYRGEYDSNGMKRLNTLFNIMRQPVRTMIPGSDLYGLTLVANGNLGGMILATPDLDLIGPGIFLVEAGGGKVTDLQGAQVSPSSEFVVATNGKLHSALINQGAFINLSNQ; via the coding sequence ATGAACCAAGGTTTCATCAAGAGGATTTCACGCAAAGCAGTGATCACTGCTGGTAAATATGTGATTGATCGCTTTCAACGAGATCCGTTGAGCACAGGGGGAATGAAGGAAGTGTCCACTCTGATTTCCCTTTCAAGTAGAGATCACATGATTCAGGTGATTGATGACTACCTCCAAATCCAAGAGACTTCAGGGAATGACCACTTCACTCGACTGAAAGTATCCTCAGGAGAAATTCATTTGGTTCATCTCGACGGTAGAGAGTGTTTCATTTACGGACAACCAAACTTTAGCTTAGCGATATCCTTCGTTGTAGAAGGAATTACTAAGATGTCTGGCGTTTTTAATCCTTACTACAAAGAGCTCTTCTTTGCCGAGGATTTGACGCAAGTGAAGAGGAACAATATCGTTACTCAGGTCAACGACGTATACTCAATTGAAGAGAGCTTTTTAGGTTTTAGCTACCGAGGAGAATACGACTCCAATGGAATGAAGCGGTTGAATACGCTATTCAACATCATGCGTCAACCGGTTCGTACGATGATCCCTGGAAGTGATCTTTACGGTCTCACTTTGGTAGCCAATGGCAATTTGGGTGGAATGATTTTAGCCACCCCTGATCTTGATCTGATTGGACCAGGTATATTCTTGGTAGAGGCAGGAGGGGGGAAGGTGACCGATCTTCAAGGCGCCCAAGTGTCTCCAAGTTCTGAGTTCGTTGTGGCCACCAATGGCAAGCTTCACTCTGCACTTATCAACCAAGGAGCATTCATCAATCTGAGTAATCAATAG
- a CDS encoding TonB-dependent receptor translates to MKNVILTLTLALGALSALAQGTIRGKVTDGVSGDVLFANVVIEGTSKGVMADLDGNFSLEDLDPGTYTLSCSFISYETVKKSDVVVTDGEVTIVNFTLMPATFVIEDAAEVVTKADRSRDTYMENIKKKNPSMMDYISSQQIKKTGDSDAAGALKRVTGVSTVGNYVFVRGLSDRYLKTTLNGAEVPSLDPKRNAVQMDIFPTNLIDNLVVVKTLQADLPADYSGAYINVITKDFPDQFQFRYSGSFGYNTNSTFNDDFLTSTGSDTDWIGFDNGFRDAPSIVTDASEIPQQNFSNYYEALVEAGYENDLTALGITSSSDIGNGADQTSIGDIVNAIEGIESVSYVNNTLLPQVREVKNKELSDMGRAFENTWDPKKQAPFLDITQSLSFGNQGKLFGRPLGYVFGIQYKQQNRGYEAGQTGRYTLTGDENEINNLNTERLLTDNLGRQSTYISALLNLSYKLSPNNKIGLTFMPNVSGVNTARYQDGINPSDEIGLGQEQRSQRYLERQMNIYQLRGEHVLKDKGNIKIDWLGSYTRGVQRTPDLRVFINSYNEVPGGTFYFDAEGNDITDDANALLADGENLEEYYPGFTVQQQEGTTLNYDILDNLYPSPTRYYREMVDNTLDLKLNVEIPFTNATGLKNRVRLGGSYVSKTRDYTEQRYSFISTGLDYNGNPNDYFSQDNFTVVPGGQDGYLFLRDDTDIQNSYDASMDVLGAYGMVDWNITSRLRINAGARLETTDMLLESRILQAEQIQDSLQFNFRGQLDLVDILPSFNMTYLLRQYDLAVTNLRISASQSVARPMFREKAPYSVFDFEVQEQQTGNPELGRTLINNFDLRLEHFPMPGESYSVSLFYKQFDDPIEQVIIATAANTEITWKNVDQAVLFGAEFEVRKSLAFLGERFAPFGVGANVTLVQSETSIDEAELEVIRATDLDHEDTRPMFGQSPYIINGILTYDNDSIGLNMALTYNVQGPKLVLVTTGGTPDIYAQPTPNLDFSVSKSLGDRFSIRFKARNLLNPEYRSTYEFKGEEYVFQSMQWGRTFSFGFSYDI, encoded by the coding sequence ATGAAAAATGTAATTCTAACACTTACCCTAGCACTAGGAGCCTTAAGCGCTCTGGCACAGGGAACTATCCGCGGTAAGGTTACCGACGGAGTCTCCGGAGATGTACTCTTCGCCAACGTGGTGATTGAGGGCACTTCTAAAGGTGTAATGGCTGATCTAGATGGAAACTTTTCCCTCGAAGATCTTGATCCTGGAACCTACACGTTGAGCTGTAGTTTCATCTCTTACGAGACGGTAAAGAAGAGTGATGTCGTTGTAACAGATGGTGAAGTAACCATCGTCAACTTCACTTTGATGCCGGCTACATTCGTTATCGAAGATGCAGCTGAAGTCGTGACAAAAGCTGACCGTTCTCGTGATACCTACATGGAGAATATCAAGAAGAAGAATCCATCGATGATGGATTACATCTCTTCTCAGCAAATCAAGAAAACAGGTGACTCTGATGCCGCTGGTGCATTGAAGCGTGTAACAGGAGTTAGTACAGTAGGAAACTACGTTTTCGTTCGTGGTCTTTCTGATCGTTACTTGAAAACAACTCTGAACGGTGCAGAAGTTCCTTCTTTGGATCCAAAGCGCAACGCTGTTCAGATGGATATCTTCCCTACCAACTTGATTGACAACTTGGTGGTGGTAAAGACACTTCAAGCAGATCTTCCAGCTGATTACTCTGGTGCCTACATCAACGTCATCACAAAAGATTTTCCTGATCAGTTTCAATTCCGTTACTCAGGCTCATTCGGGTACAACACCAATTCAACTTTCAATGATGATTTCCTGACAAGTACAGGGTCTGATACCGATTGGATTGGATTCGATAATGGATTCCGTGACGCTCCTTCTATCGTTACTGACGCTAGCGAGATTCCACAGCAAAATTTCTCGAATTACTACGAGGCACTTGTAGAAGCAGGATACGAGAATGACCTTACTGCACTTGGAATTACGTCTTCTTCAGACATTGGAAATGGCGCTGACCAAACATCAATAGGTGATATCGTTAACGCAATTGAGGGGATTGAGTCTGTGAGCTACGTAAACAACACGCTCCTTCCCCAAGTTCGAGAGGTGAAGAACAAAGAGCTTTCTGATATGGGCCGTGCATTTGAAAACACATGGGATCCTAAGAAACAAGCTCCATTCCTCGACATTACTCAGTCTTTGAGCTTCGGTAACCAAGGGAAACTTTTTGGTCGTCCACTCGGATATGTGTTCGGAATCCAGTACAAGCAACAAAACCGTGGTTACGAAGCGGGACAAACTGGACGATACACATTGACAGGTGATGAGAATGAAATCAACAACCTGAACACAGAGCGCTTACTTACTGACAACCTTGGTCGTCAGTCAACTTACATCTCTGCGTTGTTGAACCTAAGCTATAAGCTATCTCCGAACAACAAGATTGGTTTGACTTTCATGCCTAACGTTAGTGGTGTGAACACTGCGCGCTACCAAGATGGTATCAACCCAAGTGATGAAATTGGTCTTGGTCAAGAGCAACGCTCTCAGCGTTACCTAGAGCGTCAAATGAACATCTACCAGCTTCGAGGAGAACACGTTCTTAAAGACAAAGGGAACATCAAAATCGATTGGCTAGGAAGCTACACTCGCGGAGTGCAGCGCACACCAGATCTACGTGTATTCATCAATAGCTACAACGAAGTACCAGGTGGAACCTTCTACTTCGATGCAGAAGGAAATGATATCACTGATGACGCCAACGCTCTGCTTGCTGACGGAGAAAACTTGGAAGAATACTACCCAGGATTTACTGTTCAACAGCAAGAAGGCACAACATTGAACTACGACATCCTAGACAACCTCTACCCTTCTCCAACACGCTACTACCGTGAAATGGTTGACAACACGCTTGATCTTAAACTCAATGTGGAGATTCCATTCACCAACGCAACTGGATTGAAGAACCGTGTTCGTCTTGGAGGATCATACGTAAGCAAAACACGTGATTACACTGAACAGCGCTACAGCTTCATCAGCACAGGACTTGACTACAACGGTAACCCGAACGACTATTTCTCTCAGGACAACTTCACAGTAGTTCCTGGAGGACAAGACGGATACCTCTTCCTACGTGATGACACAGACATCCAGAACAGCTACGATGCTAGCATGGACGTACTTGGTGCTTACGGTATGGTTGACTGGAACATTACTTCACGTCTACGTATTAACGCTGGTGCACGTCTAGAGACAACGGATATGCTTCTAGAATCACGCATTCTACAAGCAGAGCAGATTCAAGACAGCCTACAATTCAACTTCCGTGGGCAGCTTGACTTGGTAGACATCCTTCCGTCATTTAACATGACTTACCTACTTCGTCAATACGACCTTGCAGTCACGAACCTTCGTATTTCTGCTAGCCAGTCGGTTGCTCGTCCAATGTTCCGTGAAAAAGCGCCTTACTCTGTATTCGACTTCGAAGTACAGGAGCAGCAAACTGGTAACCCTGAGCTAGGACGTACGTTGATCAACAACTTCGACCTTCGCTTGGAGCATTTCCCAATGCCAGGAGAATCATACTCTGTTAGCTTATTCTACAAGCAGTTCGACGATCCAATCGAGCAGGTCATCATTGCTACTGCAGCAAACACAGAGATTACTTGGAAGAACGTTGACCAAGCGGTACTATTTGGAGCTGAGTTCGAAGTACGCAAGTCACTTGCCTTCCTTGGTGAGCGTTTCGCACCATTCGGAGTTGGAGCTAACGTGACACTCGTTCAGTCTGAAACATCAATTGATGAGGCAGAGCTAGAAGTGATCCGCGCAACTGACCTCGATCACGAAGATACGCGCCCGATGTTCGGTCAGAGCCCGTACATCATCAACGGTATCCTGACTTACGATAATGACTCAATCGGATTGAACATGGCGTTGACTTACAACGTTCAAGGTCCTAAGCTAGTCTTGGTAACTACTGGAGGAACACCTGACATCTACGCTCAGCCAACTCCAAACCTTGACTTCTCAGTATCGAAGTCACTAGGAGATCGTTTCTCGATCCGCTTTAAAGCAAGAAATCTACTCAACCCTGAATACCGTTCAACTTATGAGTTCAAGGGTGAGGAATACGTATTCCAGAGCATGCAATGGGGACGAACATTCAGCTTTGGATTTAGCTACGATATTTAA
- a CDS encoding T9SS type A sorting domain-containing protein codes for MTTLLRSSMMLLAILFAGSISAADIIVTDDGSGTGTTTWTNDNTYFLDGFVFVNSGQVLTIEAGTVIKGIAGTGADASALVVARGGQIFANGTADAPIVFTFEEDPLDGSIPFDTRGQWGGVIVLGAAELNSEPGETQIEGIPETEERGLYGGSNNTDNSGVIQYISIRHGGTDIGAGNEINGLTLGGVGSGTVIEHVEVISNADDGIEFFGGTANIKWASVAFCGDDSFDYDEGWRGYGQYWFCVHDVEGGEGDRGGEHDGGTNPEDGMPFGTPVVYNATYIGRGIDAGKRAITMRDNAGGQYHNSVFANWGRGIDIENLASGEDSYERFLDGSLAFAGNVFQDVVMDGDLCSGQDATASDLFKISMGSGWASESDSTNALNASTEAFVASFEGNNNQVADLGLEYEVIPNSEGLNPVPVTNFGGGTPATLDWFDAVSFKGAFNPDQENWLFGWTMLDQYGFLSSADNDDCDQTIVVSDDGSGTGTTTWKACNTYVLDGFVFVNDGQCLTIEPGTVIKGMAGTGADASALVVARGGKIFAEGTPNNPVIFTFEADPLDGSVPYDTRGQWGGLIVLGNAELNSEPGETQIEGIPETEERGLYGGTDNEDNSGVIRYISVRHGGSDIGAGNEINGITLGGVGSATTIDYVEVVSNADDGIEFFGGTARVKHAAVAFCGDDSFDYDEGWRGQGQFWFTVHDDTDGEGDRGGEHDGGTNPEDGAPYATPMIYNATYMGRGMDAGKRALTFRDNAGGQYHNSIFYNWGRGVDIENLPSGQDSYQRFQDGELVIANSCFYDVVSADATAEDIFKISMGSGWASESDSTEALNASTAAFQASFASNGNEVADPQLNYEIEEGSEMLMVKPEGNVDADPAEGDWYTAAAYKGAFDPSEECTWLHGWSFLDERMFLGCVTSIEEETVFATAEALSVFPNPNTGIFNVRFNNNVDIATLSVMDMTGRTVAALPLQNLPAGAQVEVNLDQFGSGLYLVQFEQNGMVKTARVIVR; via the coding sequence ATGACTACACTTTTACGCTCAAGCATGATGCTACTAGCAATCCTCTTCGCAGGATCAATTAGCGCTGCTGACATCATCGTAACAGACGATGGTTCTGGTACAGGTACAACAACCTGGACCAACGACAACACTTACTTCCTAGACGGATTCGTATTCGTAAATAGCGGACAGGTTCTGACTATTGAAGCGGGAACAGTAATTAAAGGTATCGCTGGAACTGGAGCAGATGCATCTGCGTTGGTTGTAGCACGCGGTGGACAAATCTTCGCAAACGGAACGGCAGACGCTCCGATTGTGTTCACATTCGAAGAAGATCCTCTTGATGGTTCTATTCCATTCGACACACGAGGTCAATGGGGTGGTGTTATCGTTCTTGGAGCCGCAGAATTGAACTCTGAGCCAGGTGAAACACAGATTGAGGGAATTCCTGAAACTGAAGAGCGTGGACTCTACGGAGGAAGCAACAATACTGACAACTCTGGCGTGATTCAATACATTTCGATCCGTCACGGAGGTACTGATATTGGTGCTGGAAATGAGATTAACGGACTGACACTAGGTGGTGTTGGTTCTGGTACTGTTATCGAGCACGTTGAAGTTATTTCAAATGCGGATGACGGCATTGAATTCTTCGGAGGAACAGCCAACATCAAGTGGGCATCTGTTGCCTTTTGTGGAGATGACTCTTTCGACTACGATGAAGGGTGGCGCGGATACGGACAGTACTGGTTCTGTGTACACGACGTTGAAGGTGGTGAAGGTGATCGTGGTGGAGAACACGACGGAGGTACCAACCCTGAAGACGGTATGCCTTTCGGAACTCCAGTAGTATACAACGCTACGTACATTGGTCGCGGAATCGACGCTGGAAAACGTGCAATCACAATGCGTGATAATGCCGGTGGTCAGTACCACAACTCAGTATTCGCAAACTGGGGTCGCGGAATTGATATTGAGAACCTAGCATCTGGAGAAGATAGCTACGAGCGTTTCCTCGATGGTTCTTTAGCCTTTGCAGGTAACGTATTCCAAGACGTTGTTATGGATGGTGACCTTTGTTCTGGACAAGATGCAACTGCATCTGACCTATTCAAAATTTCAATGGGGTCAGGATGGGCTTCAGAATCAGATTCTACAAATGCACTGAATGCGTCTACTGAAGCTTTCGTAGCATCATTCGAAGGAAACAACAACCAGGTGGCTGACCTAGGACTAGAATATGAAGTGATCCCTAACTCAGAAGGGTTGAACCCAGTACCTGTAACAAACTTTGGTGGAGGTACTCCTGCGACTTTGGATTGGTTCGATGCTGTTTCTTTCAAAGGAGCATTTAACCCAGATCAAGAAAACTGGCTATTTGGCTGGACTATGCTCGATCAATACGGTTTCTTGAGCAGCGCTGATAATGATGATTGCGATCAAACAATCGTAGTATCAGATGACGGTTCTGGAACAGGAACTACTACATGGAAAGCTTGTAACACATACGTACTTGACGGTTTCGTATTCGTGAATGACGGTCAGTGTTTGACAATCGAACCTGGAACTGTCATCAAAGGTATGGCTGGAACAGGTGCTGATGCATCTGCGTTAGTAGTTGCTCGTGGTGGAAAAATCTTCGCTGAAGGTACTCCAAACAACCCTGTAATCTTCACTTTCGAAGCAGATCCACTAGACGGTTCAGTTCCGTACGACACGCGTGGTCAATGGGGTGGTTTGATCGTTCTTGGAAATGCAGAATTGAACTCTGAGCCAGGAGAAACACAGATTGAGGGAATTCCTGAAACTGAAGAGCGTGGACTTTACGGTGGTACAGACAATGAAGATAACTCTGGAGTTATTCGTTACATCTCTGTGCGTCACGGTGGATCAGACATTGGTGCTGGTAACGAAATTAACGGTATCACGCTAGGTGGTGTTGGATCTGCAACAACCATCGATTACGTAGAAGTTGTATCAAATGCAGATGACGGTATCGAATTCTTCGGGGGAACTGCTCGTGTGAAACACGCTGCTGTTGCCTTCTGTGGCGATGATTCTTTCGATTACGACGAAGGATGGCGTGGACAAGGACAGTTCTGGTTCACTGTTCATGATGATACTGATGGTGAAGGTGACCGAGGTGGTGAGCACGATGGTGGTACGAACCCAGAAGATGGTGCTCCTTACGCTACTCCAATGATCTACAATGCAACTTACATGGGGCGTGGTATGGATGCTGGAAAGCGTGCATTAACATTCCGTGACAACGCAGGAGGTCAGTACCACAACTCTATCTTCTACAACTGGGGACGTGGTGTTGATATCGAAAACCTTCCTTCAGGACAGGATAGCTACCAGCGATTCCAAGACGGTGAATTGGTGATTGCGAATAGCTGTTTCTATGATGTTGTTTCTGCTGACGCTACCGCGGAAGATATCTTCAAGATCTCTATGGGATCTGGATGGGCTTCTGAATCAGACTCGACAGAAGCACTGAATGCTTCAACAGCTGCCTTCCAAGCATCATTCGCTTCGAATGGTAATGAAGTTGCAGACCCACAATTGAACTACGAAATTGAAGAAGGTTCAGAAATGTTGATGGTGAAGCCGGAAGGGAACGTTGATGCTGATCCTGCAGAAGGAGATTGGTACACAGCTGCAGCTTACAAAGGTGCATTTGATCCATCTGAGGAATGTACTTGGCTACACGGTTGGTCATTCCTTGATGAGCGTATGTTCCTAGGTTGTGTAACTTCTATTGAAGAAGAAACGGTATTCGCTACCGCGGAAGCACTGTCAGTATTCCCTAACCCGAACACTGGAATCTTCAATGTACGTTTCAACAACAACGTTGATATCGCAACACTTTCTGTAATGGACATGACAGGACGTACTGTTGCTGCACTTCCATTGCAAAACCTACCTGCTGGAGCTCAAGTCGAAGTAAACCTAGATCAATTCGGATCTGGACTTTACCTCGTGCAGTTCGAGCAGAACGGAATGGTGAAAACAGCGCGTGTAATCGTACGCTAA